Proteins encoded in a region of the Haloferax sp. Atlit-12N genome:
- a CDS encoding winged helix-turn-helix transcriptional regulator — translation MISTLLATNLSLSKTELAEKAGISTQSVRNHLPTLVAMGVVDET, via the coding sequence ATGATTAGTACGTTGCTCGCGACGAATCTGAGCCTTAGCAAGACAGAGTTAGCCGAGAAAGCGGGAATCTCGACGCAGTCGGTTCGGAACCACTTACCGACACTTGTAGCAATGGGCGTAGTCGACGAGACC